A part of Osmia bicornis bicornis unplaced genomic scaffold, iOsmBic2.1, whole genome shotgun sequence genomic DNA contains:
- the LOC123988879 gene encoding uncharacterized protein LOC123988879 — MFRQVAVHPADWDLQRILWSDPQGKTVSYQLTTVTYGTRSAPFLAARALLQLVHDEGHRYPLAVPPLLKGRYVDDILGGGDTAKEAEAVAVQLTQLCMAGGFPLQKWTSNCPELLKVLSEDGDAPHSTLDFSDIATKILGLSWQPRADHFWFSAARTFRDTVTKRAILSEVARLFDPLGFLAPLTIRAKILLQELWLEQLGWDEPLPPSTALRWTTFRTELQDLSDLHIPRWLNLTPEVRVEIHGFSDASQHALAAVVYLRISSSTSPTVLSLVCAKTKVAPLKRLTIPRLELTAALLLARLARYVRDTLEFSSAPVHLWMDSAVALTWISHHPSRWKEFVRNRVGAIQDALPGARWKFISGRDNPADCASRGLTPTQLKTHTLWWPGPEWLRAPPHEWPTGQPIPHPDAAMEERPKIMDNIITVAL, encoded by the exons ATGTTTCGGCAGGTTGCTGTACATCCAGCTGATTGGGACCTCCAACGTATCCTCTGGTCGGACCCTCAAGGGAAGACGGTCAGCTACCAATTGACCACGGTCACCTATGGTACGCGATCAGCTCCATTCTTGGCGGCAAGGGCGCTGCTGCAACTCGTGCACGATGAAGGTCACCGGTACCCCCTCGCTGTGCCTCCACTCCTCAAGGGACGCTACGTGGATGACATCCTCGGTGGAGGCGACACAGCCAAGGAAGCGGAAGCAGTCGCGGTTCAGCTGACTCAGCTCTGCATGGCGGGCGGGTTCCCGCTTCAAAAATGGACCAGCAATTGTCCAGAGCTCCTCAAGGTCCTCTCCGAAGACGGCGACGCTCCTCACTCGACATTGGACTTCTCCGACATCGCCACCAAGATTCTGGGTTTATCTTGGCAACCTCGGGCGGACCACTTCTGGTTCTCCGCTGCACGGACCTTTCGGGATACGGTAACCAAACGAGCCATCCTCTCGGAAGTCGCACGCCTGTTCGATCCTCTCGGATTCCTCGCACCCCTCACAATACGAGCGAAGATTCTCCTCCAGGAGCTGTGGCTGGAACAGCTCGGATGGGACGAACCACTTCCTCCCTCCACGGCTCTCCGCTGGACAACCTTCAGAACCGAACTACAGGACCTGTCGGACCTCCACATTCCTCGTTGGCTCAACCTCACCCCGGAAGTTCGAGTTGAGATACACGGTTTCTCGGACGCCTCACAACATGCGTTGGCCGCAGTCGTATACCTTCGGATTTCGTCCTCCACATCGCCGACGGTCCTATCACTAGTCTGCGCCAAGACCAAGGTGGCGCCCCTCAAGAGGCTTACCATCCCTCGGTTAGAGTTGACGGCCGCTCTCCTCCTCGCAAGACTTGCGAGGTATGTACGGGATACCCTCGAGTTTTCCTCGGCACCGGTACACCTCTGGATGGACTCGGCTGTCGCGCTGACTTGGATCAGCCATCATCCCTCGAGATGGAAGGAGTTTGTGCGAAATAGAGTCGGGGCAATTCAAGACGCCTTACCCGGCGCTCGCTGGAAATTCATCTCAGGGCGAGATAATCCTGCAGACTGCGCATCTCGAGGTCTGACACCGACCCAACTGAAGACGCATACTCTGTGGTGGCCTGGACCGGAATGGTTACGGGCACCTCCTCATGAGTGGCCGACGGGACAGCCTATTCCTCATCCAGATGCAGCCATGGAAGAAAGACCAAAG ATCATGGacaatataataacagttgcgttgtga